One Littorina saxatilis isolate snail1 linkage group LG1, US_GU_Lsax_2.0, whole genome shotgun sequence genomic window carries:
- the LOC138983145 gene encoding uncharacterized protein codes for MPEFKTMLEALEYWSRTLGDAPSFIFRHSRHGRHVLTWNKLYTLSGRFAAILRERAVSRGHLVVNTLTNSPERVVSELAILMSGAASVNGQCLLADGSDLLRTLRVSRAAVILVDPDVPDSPWHVLKHHITLGDEDSVTSESLPDLRKAFFVRRVEGKGQEDFLAHMETRTKWFQADDVTPDDTVTVFTTSGSTGFSKLVVYTHGEFLNTWNLEGSISMADTVFLPGEKFFSTAPLGWLGGYVGLTVLHGATRVLYDVRAEGAPQDMPGFIWRSLQEEHCRRANFAPMLLTRLIELSGTYQLENKTKQFAEQNTTSKTQEEHERVISNASRFSAAKQTHSEIRCGENEDGKQEDGNGGSIPLTEDSGCTRETKQHTRNFDAVHSHGDDGNSTPLPARPLTPNPQPLTCTLMGGHPMTHSMFQSALSLSESVVVLYGATDFCFVSGMVLRDWTDYVDHDTGPPLTNVQVKIVSQQDEDIQLPADQLGLVLFKRPVVPGGYLNDPEASAAMLTSDGFIRTGDVGRLDQRGHLIVEGRGSDAIMRGLYIFYPAWLEKRIRACPGVRDVIIVGVPDPGVNEELCACVVLESDDVTMKEVQEFVERDIVAKEDDPLSPRPRYYLRFESVPETSTAKVSRKVMKEQAAQMLGLSSRG; via the exons ATGCCTGAGTTTAAAACCATGCTGGAGGCCTTGGAGTACTGGAGCAGGACACTGGGAGACGCCCCATCCTTCATCTTTCGCCACAGTCGTCACGGGCGTCACGTGCTGACCTGGAACAAGCTGTACACGCTGTCAGGGCGCTTCGCCGCCATTCTCAGAGAGCGGGCAGTGTCACGTGGCCACCTGGTGGTCAACACGCTGACCAACAGTCCCGAGAGAGTTGTGTCCGAGCTGGCCATCTTGATGAGCGGGGCAGCTTCTGTCAACGGTCAGTGTCTCTTGGCGGACGGTTCCGATCTGTTACGTACGTTACGTGTGTCACGGGCCGCCGTCATTCTTGTCGACCCTGATGTCCCTGACAGTCCCTGGCACGTTCTGAAACACCACATCACTCTAGGTGACGAGGACagtgtgacgtcagagtccttGCCCGACCTGAGGAAAGCTTTCTTCGTGCGACGCGTGGAGGGGAAAGGGCAGGAAGACTTCCTCGCTCACATGGAGACACGCACTAAATGGTTCCAGGCTGATGACGTCACCCCTGATGACACGGTGACGGTCTTCACGACGTCAGGATCCACGGGGTTCTCCAAGCTGGTAGTCTACACACACGGCGAGTTCCTGAACACATGGAATTTGGAGGGTAGCATAAGCATGGCTGATACTGTTTTCCTTCCGGGTGAGAAGTTTTTCTCTACTGCTCCCCTTGGCTGGTTGGGTGGTTACGTGGGTCTCACCGTCCTTCATGGCGCCACACGTGTGCTTTATGACGTCAGAGCCGAGGGGGCTCCACAAGACATGCCTGGGTTTATCTGGAGGAGTTTGCAGGAGGAACACTGCCGGAGGGCAAACTTTGCTCCCATGTTGCTGACGCGGCTTATTGAACTGTCAGGCACATACCAGCTTGAAAACAAGACCAAACAATTCGcagaacaaaacacaacatcaaaaaccCAAGAGGAACATGAAAGGGTTATTTCAAACGCAAGCAGATTCAGCGCTGCCAAACAAACCCACAGTGAGATCCGCTGCGGTGAGAATGAAGACGGGAAACAGGAGGACGGGAACGGTGGTAGCATACCTCTAACCGAAGACAGCGGCTGCACACGTGAGACCAAGCAGCACACGAGAAACTTCGACGCCGTTCATAGTCACGGAGACGACGGTAACTCGACCCCTTTGCCTGCCCGACCCCTGACCCCTAACCCCCAACCCCTGACCTGCACCTTAATGGGGGGCCACCCAATGACACACTCCATGTTCCAATCCGCTCTGTCCCTCTCTGAGTCTGTTGTCGTCCTGTACGGGGCCACAGACTTTTGCTTCGTGTCGGGGATGGTGTTGCGGGACTGGACGGACTACGTGGACCACGACACGGGGCCGCCACTGACCAACGTGCAGGTCAAGATTGTCAGTCAGCAGGACGAGGACATCCAGCTTCCCGCTGACCAGCTGGGACTCGTCCTGTTCAAGAGACCGGTAGTTCCTGGAG GTTACCTAAACGACCCCGAGGCCAGCGCGGCCATGCTGACTAGTGACGGCTTTATCCGTACCGGTGACGTAGGTCGTCTGGACCAGCGTGGCCACCTCATCGTAGAGGGAAGGGGCAGTGACGCCATCATGAGAGGCCTCTACATCTTCTATCCCGCCTGGCTGGAAAAACGTATCCGCGCATGTCCGGGAGTTCGTGACGTCATCATCGTGGGTGTTCCTGATCCTGGCGTCAACGAGGAGCTCTGCGCATGCGTGGTGCTCGAATCTGATGACGTCACAATGAAGGAGGTGCAAGAGTTTGTGGAACGGGACATCGTGGCGAAAGAGGATGACCCGCTGTCGCCACGGCCCCGCTACTACCTGAGGTTCGAATCTGTTCCCGAGACCAGCACCGCCAAAGTCAGTCGCAAGGTCATGAAAGAGCAGGCTGCGCAAATGTTAGGACTATCCTCTCGCGGCTAG